GTGAATTAAAAACTCTGTAACAGATTACAACTAATCTCCGAAGGAAAGGGGTTGTTACAACTACAATATAGCAGACTCAATTAACTAACTAAAGACGtacactgctactactactagaaGGTTTCTCAACAACTTGTGTGTTTGATTTCTTTAAGGTCTCGTTTGGATGGTGAGACTGGGTCTGAAACTGGAATGAGATAATTTTATCACACTCAATCTCCATCTCAATTTATTTctttgagaagaaaaaagaattGTTATTTTGCATCCAACCTATTTTCATCTAATTTTAGTGTTGGCAAATGAtgaatgtaacgccctagttaccccagaacagttacggtgaacggtgaaccggaaatttgacccgctacccgagtcctttggttaaaaacgtgatctaagtgttattatcaggttaaggtagaaaaccagtaaaaaggaaagggtacatttcattaagtaaataaactgctcatgagcctttcaaaatgtttataagtagttcgtaatacaaaagagtcgctacagttccaaatttacaatccccgccggcctaagcggcaaaaatagggtaaacccctagtccctctgagaactccttgaccatggcggtcaagcggccctgtatgtacatcacatcgcctaagctctccactcaaagttggccaagcttttcctttcctttacctgcaccacatagcacccatgagccaaggcccagcaagaaaacacaataaaatatgatataatatcaacaacgatcataataatcatccaggactatcagtccggtaaataggtgacaatagctaaaagtcacaataacgagcatcgctccctctagccatgtgacgatagggtcaccagggcttaatggttaagtgattctttcatatgtttgatcaggacaggtgcatggtgattagtcaccatcgtaaccttcctcacgactctagagtcgaagctatggacaacgtcccttagccacgtgactaacggtcaccggggtcatataccttggatacggtcatctggtcgtagaccaggcaagcgcttataagttcttcgaccttagggtcggtcccgcattaatgccatagggccattcaatgcgtgatcgtcgactttagagtcggtccctgactagtcggtgtcataaacaggtaatcagcattcattagtatttaatatgcaatccacgttcacatatgtCAACCAACAtacctcaatatcaaaccatgcatgtcatatacctgtacagggtgcaactgtatccatacactattttcttacctcaagttcgagcgagaagtacgataaagacgactcctgagaacgatcggtcttttagttccttagcggttacctaatcacaaccaattataacctccattaatgagaatccacaataatagggtcttaacctaagcaccaccctcgggacctcgaaacatgcccacacggtgagtagattcgatcccgggccttaaggattgaaaccccaagtcaaaaacccttaaaaacactcaaaacggggtttggaaggaacagggtagcgctacagcgctcaacccctagcgccacagcgctctacacaGAACCGCCCAAgagccaaaaagcctcctgaggagcgctatagcgccctagggtgggcgctgtagcgctacctccagcccaaaacacccctgaatcgaccttcttcatctccttcgtttctaactcgatccccaagcttccaaagcctattcttgataccaaataaacccaaaaaccatcccaacacatcccaaacatcacaagcatgggaaccctagccaaaactcccaacaaaacccatgaattcaccctaaacatttcagctgcaaaacaaaaccaaaacagagcaaaccagagaaactatggttagaaacttacccaaagctcggcttatgaagctctttaatggtggaacacactcccaaactcccaaggcttgcttcctaagcttgaatcctcaaaattggctcaaaaccacaaagaacagtgagaaaaaggaggtacgggagaactctaaaatacactctgtttttccatcattttcttcagccaacaaaggttatatctatcctaggggtgaaatgtccattttacccctaggtcaattaatggtttctaaagactcccaagggcatatttggtaccttcctcctaactcgttaatcataattaacgctccctaattcccgctattctcaataatcataaacaccaataattcacatctcattaccctttctctcccggtaacgctctaatcatcaaaatcaccccgagactcaacccaagtcccgacacttaaacctgttgtgactaaaccgctaatcaataatctacgatcgtctcatgtcgaacagctcgaacaaacccacatcataatgtggtctcaacatatatcaccgacatgcatacaattaccattatattataatataattctcataaacatgcataaacacattaaatggcttaattaaacaattatggccctctcggcctacaaatccagtcgttaaaccacattagggaatccggggcattacaatgaactcattaattcttaaatattttttctcatatatatatattttaatccaATTCTATCTAATCCTACTATCCAAACGACTTAAGAGAAGTTCCTATCGTTAGTTCGGATAAGAGAAAACTTGGCCAAAGACAATAAATCATCATGTGCAACAAAAACATTGATCTAAGCCTTGAGACTTTATGGTCTTGCTCAAGGTAATGAGAGTATCACGATGGTAGCCAACGTATTGCCAGAGATTGCTTGATAGCGATCTATCATTGAAAGGTCAACAAAGGAAGAAAGAGTGGAGTTGATCCAATATAGAAAAAATGGGTTTGTTTCTAAGAGAcatttgtgacagtcagaatcccgtgatccgtaaggggaaagatcgagtaagctgtgcaatcccacaccgcctggggaatgtcaagtgtaatgattctaagactgtgtaggtatgggactacatagttgaagatggcttaaatggattgatgggtactacctatatcaacaagatgcatcttcttttcgggagcccatcacttgagaactccaaagttaagcgtgcttgatctggggtaatctagggatgggtgacctcctgggaagttttcctaggaagcatgtgagtgaggacaaagcatgctgaaaagacttgtgttggtttgtagggccagtcgtcattccagaaagcagccatagtgacgtggggcgtcacaaatggtatcagagccttgacccagccggaagtgtggccgacgaggacgtcgggctcgtaagggggggtgattgtgacagtcagaatcctgtgatccgtaaggggaaagaccgggtaagctatgcaatcccacaccgtctggggaaggtcaagtgtgatgattctaagactgtgtaggtatgagactacacagttgaagatggcttaaatggattgaggggtactacctatatcaacaagatgcatcttcttttcgggagcccatcacttgagaactccaaagttaagcgtgcttgacctggggtaatctagggatgggtgacctcctgggaaattttcctaggaagcatgtgagtgaggacaaagcacgctgaaaagactcgtgttggtttgtagggccagtcgtcattccagaaagcagccatagtgacgtgggacgtCACAACATTAATGCACGAAATTGTCAAACAAGAAAAAGTGGAGTATTTACTTTTGTAGTAAAGAGtgcaaatttaaatatatattaaaaatagaaataatttCCTTTTATCTATACTTATAACTTTCTATTTTACTGTAGAGATATGTTTTTACTGTTTTATTATATCGTGTAGAAAAAAATGTCGTAATGAACAAAATGGGGATTTACAAATACTCTAtttcaattaattattttaatcacTAATTTGTGTCCTAGTGTGTTAGTAATACTTGTTTTTGTATATATAATTGTAAAACTATATGGTATTTGAAGATATATTCAATTGTACTGTGTTGTTGGTGACAGATTTTGTCTACGACATGCATGTTTATAGCTATATATAGGAACTAGGAAGAGGGTGATAAATTGAATATTTTTAAAGATTTGAATCATAAAAGAAGATGAATTTAGAGTAGTTCAGGTtcaaaaagttaatatatattttttggagtATTATATTGTCAATCTTTTAGTAGTCAAGATTTCATTAGTGTTTTTGTGGGTTGGATTATCTCCTTATTACATTAATTGTGGAGTATTATCTCCTTATCTCATGGTGCCAacattattttaaatttagtATTAAgactcacatattttattttgaattaaaatgcGTGAAACCTGATATTAAATTGCACTAATAACAGAATGCCATATAAAGTGTTGTTGGACATTGTTGGTGCCCTTTTAACATTAAGGCCGACGCTTTACTAATAAGGGCTAGCCTTGCTTCTCCAGCTCCACCAAAGCATTTAAAAAGAGAGCTCGGGAATAAAGCCTAATCAAAGCGGGCAAACAGAAAGAACGTGTAACTTGATAGGTGCAGCCACGATTGTTCCTCAACCGCAACTTGTTCTTCTTCCTTCTCAGAGGTTGTTCAGCAGTTTCGGTGACCTCCATGGTTAGTCTTTGTATTGCAGGTTCTAATCCTGTTCCATAGCGGGAGCTGTGGAAGAAGTGGTGCCTAAGGTCTTTTCCTACAAAGAAGGCGACTAATTACCTGCAAATTCTGATGTGGACCCTTCTCTCGCAAACACCTTGcaattagaagcttcttgatgtACTTTATAGTAGAAATGCCAAAGTAGGCCGAAACGGACATCATTGTCAGTAACTTTCGTGCTCCTTTACACCTAATTTCCCTAATTTCGGTTAGTTACCTGTTTATTACAATTATATTAATTCAAAgttaaataaagaaaactaaataaataTCTTAATTGGTAAATGTTGACCAATTAGAGTTACATTTTAATGATTCTATTCGTCTGGCTTGAACATTGCTCTCGTTGGTGGTATTTTCCAGGTTTCAAGCACATTCCTTGCACGTATGCTGAGCACTCCGCTTGGAGTTGTAATACCCGTACTCGGGCATGAGGTCCATTCATCGCTCACCTGCTCGAAATTCTGGTCATATTACCTGTTATTTGAGCGTTCACACATTTAAAAAAGGCTAGCTTCTTCTCACATGGGTGATGACCCAAGAATGGTGGGATTTATATGGAGAATAATggtaataattattaatattttattagtcAGCACAATTGTAGTCTCCAAAAAGGTCATCTAAGCAAAAACAAATATTTGAGGCTCTGTAGCAAAAGTTATGCATGTGTGCTACACCACCAACAAATAATATAGATCATGATGGATAAGATTTGCCTTGTACTAGCAATTGCAAGTTGTAGGCTTATCTGCCGAACTTAGTCCTTGGTGATTAACTCAACAACTCCCCACTCACCTCGCCATTAATTAGGTTTCGGACGGTGGTCTTATTTCAATTACAAGTCATTAtctattaaattttttatttgaaaatataaaggGAGCCATAAATAGGACTTGTATAAATTCTTTTTCCAACTCTCTAATAAATGGCTTCATTTCAGTCTTATTCATCtactaaaaataatatatatatatatatatgatcaaatCATGCACCCACCATTGAAGCTATATATACATTATTAAGTTTTACTTAAGTCTTGGTTTAATAATACAATGTTTATACACTATTGTTATCATCATTACGTGGCATTATATATATGATTGTAATACTAAAAAGAAAAAAGTGAAACTTAAAGAGATACTCACTataataatagtagtagtattaatTCATTCCAATATACATCCCATATTGATAAAATCACAATAAACAAAAATTCTTATCCTAAtgccacttttatttatttatatattgataAGATGAGAGAAGGGTGGCATGGCATGGCATTGGCATTGGCATGGGCGTTGGCATTGGCATTGGCATGGCATGGGTGTTGGGACAAGAAGTACAAACATTAATATATGCCACATGTCTATGTAGTAATGGTGTCACCTCACAAGAGAACCTGCATATGTGTCCCGATTATGATCATCAAGACATTTCATTACGTTTGGTTATTTGTTTCTCAAGTGGACGGGAAGTGTTAGCTTTGATGCTTAAAAAAAAGGGATCAAAACTAAGCAGATTATAAAGACACATGCACCATGTTTCTCATATCGGATCAACAATGAACCACGTCAAGAATATGTTCTCTCCCACCTCCTTATCTACTTTTTCAATATCATCTGTTTACTAATATATATTTCCTTAGTACattacataattataattatatacatatatatattaattacttgttaacaaaacaaaagaataATGAGGTGTCTAATTTCTAAGCTACATGGTACCAAATATCAGCTTAAACAACCAATTATCTGGTAAAGCTCTTCATTGTTAAGAGAATCTTTCTGTCTCTATACATGTACGTAGGTGCCCCTTTAAGAAAATATCACTAATTTCTATACGCCATAAACCTCTTATTCTCGAGGTGAGTTAAAAGTTTAGTTTGGTGCACTTTAATACCTTTGAATCAGCTAATTTCCCACTAGTATATAAAACAAAGGGCCAGGTGTTTGGTCTACATATATGCTCGTATATTTAGTGACTGAAATCCCTTCTGTTATTGACAAATGGTCCCCTTAATAGAGCATTTTGAGTTGTGGCTTTCTTTCTTTGGTGGCAAAATcaataatagaagaaaataaatgtTCCAAATTATCCATATAATCTTTATCTCAAACCTGGAGAGCCACTTCCAATAATACCATATATCTAAAAGTTGATTTGATTTCTCCAATAGACGGCTAGTGCGAGTAGTTAATTAAATCATACTCTATTTTTATATAACACAATTAGTGTTGTGGCAGATAAAAAGTTAtcctttatttaaaataatataataaatacatCAATGCCACTTTTTACATCAATTACAGTAGTATATAACTTTGTATGGAGAAAATCTGTCACCAAATCGAAACCCTTTGAATTGAAAGCatatttaagaaaaatataaaaatctaaatCTAGTCAGAAACAACTATATCCATAATCCTTATAGGACAACACCATTTCCATCAAAGTTTTTTTTAAAGGGATCCACCAAAGTTAATTTTCTAATAAATGTTTAGTGTAGATATTTTAGAGTGACTGTAACAATTGTGCCTAGGCCTTTCAAAATTTAATGTCTTTAATGTCCTTTTCAAATAATGGGtggaccatatatatatatatatatatatattgatataaaCTTGAGTTCAACTCCAAAATTAATGGTTAGAAAGCTAGACGAGAAAGAAAGCAAGCAACATTGACAATAGGACCACTCACAACACTTCCTTGCTGGTTTAAGAAAACATATGTCGTCTCAACAATTTTAAAGTTCCATCATGACAACTATGTATCATATTATAATTGTTTTTGAAATGATGACATGTTTCAAAACATTTAAGGTACATCCCCTTCCCTATAAGTGTATCAAAGCAAAATCTCATTtccttttttattatttataattgggTAGATTACATATATTTGTTgccaaaatatatataatgcTTGCCAGACAAGCAGAATTTAAACCAATGAAGGATGGTCCCAATATTTAGATGAATATAATAACTCACTCCCACCCATCACCTAATACTTCTCCCAATATTTACCTCTTCCCCAAAATTACAATGTGACTAGACATTAGACAAGCATGCATTCATTCATTAATAAGTGAGAAAAAGGTTAAAATGATCATatacatacacacacatatatatatatatatatttatagtacaAACTAAATACCATTTACATAAAACATGAATAAATTTTTCCCACCCAAATAATTTCCTACatccaaaattaatttttttgaacattacCCAATATAGGTGAATTTTATATGTAATTGgtaaaaaaggaaggaaaaaaaacAATCTCCTATGCTCATGTTGTTGTATGAGATTCTAAAACTTAAGCTTGAAGTTCTTTTACACTTGCATCTTCTATAGAATGATGATTATTATGTGACCCATTCACCCCACCAACAATACCATTTTCTACGCCCTTTACAATCCCAAATCTTGCCAATAGTGCAAATCCCCAATCCCATAGATGAAGCACCACGTAGGTACTGATCCCTCCAATCAGCCCATATGCAATCGAATAAGTCAACGGTGTTAAAATCAACGTAACGAACGCTGGGATCGCATCTCTCATGTCATCCCAGTTAATGTCCATCACAGATCTCATCATCAACACACCCACCAAAATCAACGGTGGTCCCACCGCCCACGCCGGTATCGAAGCCAATAACGGCGTGAAAAAGAAGGCCAACAGAAAGTACCCGCCCGCCGTGATCGCCGTTAGTCCCGTTCGTCCACCTTCCCTTATTCCCGTAGACGACTCAATAAACGCCGTTACGGGTGACGTGCCTAATAGGGACCCCACCACGATTGATGTGGCGTCGGACATGAAAGCGAAGTATTGTCCCTCGAAGTCGCCGTTTTCGTCAGCGAAACCAGCGAAACGCGCCATCGAATACAAGGTTCCGGTCGTGTCTAGTATATCCACGTATAGAAACGTTACAAGCGCCTCCCAAAAATGCCCTTTTCCCATGCTCTTGAAACTCAGGGCCCCCGCCGTTTTCTCTATCGGGTGAACGTCCACCACCTGCTTGAAGTAACGGTACGCCGTTTCCCCCGAAGCGGTGTTGGGAAACGCCGTCACGCTCGTGTTTCGGAACCACGAAACTGCCGTCACAAAAACGATGCCGTATATCATAGCTCCCTTAACGTTTTTTACCAGGCAGTATGCGATGATAACGAAGCCTACCATTGCCAGCCAAAATGTCTCGCTTTCCATTCGCCCTCGGCTGCACATGATCGCCCCCGAGACCCCTCCGCCTTTGATCAGAGATACCGTTCCGTTAGCAAACGTTTTCACGGGCGCAAGTGATACCCGTGCGGAGGGAGGGCAGGCTCCGAGTGTCACAAGGGTCGATGAATTGTACCCAATTAGCCCGATTCCCTGGTTGTTTTGCAACCCAATAAAAGCCAGGAAGAGTCCGATTCCGGCAGAGGAGCTGATCCGGACCGGTTTTGGGACGAGTTTGGCAAGTTTGGCACGAAACCCAACTGCCGAGATGAGTAAAAAGATCAAACCTTCTATGAAAACGGCAGTTAACGCGCTCTCGTATGAGACATTACCCGAGCCGTGAAACCCGACTACGGTGTAAGCGAAGTAGGCGTTAGTACCCATTCCGGGAGCCAGAGCAAGAGGAAGATTCGCGAAGATACCCATTATGAGGCAGCCGATGAGGGACGAAGCTGCGGTGGCGACTATGAGGTCTTTCCGTACTTTCTCTAAGCAAGCGGTGTATCCCGGGTTG
This genomic interval from Humulus lupulus chromosome 8, drHumLupu1.1, whole genome shotgun sequence contains the following:
- the LOC133798229 gene encoding adenine/guanine permease AZG1, with product MDMEERKPKALTRLNTFVANSRVGKRFKLTERNSNFTTELRAGTATFLTMAYILAVNASILTDSGGPCSISDCIPLCSDPSIPVINCTSSNLTVIQPDSTCKFDPVNPGYTACLEKVRKDLIVATAASSLIGCLIMGIFANLPLALAPGMGTNAYFAYTVVGFHGSGNVSYESALTAVFIEGLIFLLISAVGFRAKLAKLVPKPVRISSSAGIGLFLAFIGLQNNQGIGLIGYNSSTLVTLGACPPSARVSLAPVKTFANGTVSLIKGGGVSGAIMCSRGRMESETFWLAMVGFVIIAYCLVKNVKGAMIYGIVFVTAVSWFRNTSVTAFPNTASGETAYRYFKQVVDVHPIEKTAGALSFKSMGKGHFWEALVTFLYVDILDTTGTLYSMARFAGFADENGDFEGQYFAFMSDATSIVVGSLLGTSPVTAFIESSTGIREGGRTGLTAITAGGYFLLAFFFTPLLASIPAWAVGPPLILVGVLMMRSVMDINWDDMRDAIPAFVTLILTPLTYSIAYGLIGGISTYVVLHLWDWGFALLARFGIVKGVENGIVGGVNGSHNNHHSIEDASVKELQA